The Arachis ipaensis cultivar K30076 chromosome B07, Araip1.1, whole genome shotgun sequence genome includes a window with the following:
- the LOC107607427 gene encoding uncharacterized protein LOC107607427, which translates to MNNHNHEGNGGNGTQGPITLATILKVNPPKFKGITNLTEADTWFQVMEQARQAQLEEFYKKYFLNSARTAKELELLQLKQGTMSVSEYTDKFEELFRFSRMCQGAPGDFEELKCIKYEGGLRSDIYSSVGPMEIRTFSELVNKSRVAEECVKKAAVERGSQRGSFLLSQGKSFSPRGPPFKRGGFAPQRTQGQNNFRMPNNNNNASGRRFWEAAPGRR; encoded by the exons ATGAACAACCATAACCATGAAGGAAATGGTGGGAATGGGACTCAAGGTCCAATAACATTGGCGACCATCCtaaaggttaatccaccgaaGTTTAAGGGAATTACCAATCTAACTGAAGCTGATACTTGGTTCCAAGTGATGGAACAAGCACGGCAAGCACAACTG GAGGAATTCTACAAGAAGTATTTCCTGAACTccgctaggacggccaaggaactCGAActactgcagctgaagcagggtacgaTGTCTGTATCTGAGTACACAGACAAGTTTGAGGAGTTGTTTAGATTCTCCCgcatgtgtcaaggagctccggGGGACTTTGAGGAGTTGAAATGTAtcaagtacgaaggaggactccgaaGTGACATCTACAGTTCAGTAGGGCCTATGGAGATcaggactttctccgagttggttAATAAAAGCAGAGTTGCCGAAGAGTGTGTAAAGAAGGCAGCTGTAGAAAGAGGAAGCCAGAGGGGATCATTCCTACTTAGCCAAGGGAAGAGTTTCTCTCCTAGAGGTCCGCCCTTCAAGCGGGGAGGTTTTGCGCCACAGAGGACTCAAGGTCAGAATAACTTCAGAatgcccaacaacaacaacaatgcttCGGGGAGAAGATTTTGGGAAGCAGCccctggtcggagatga